Proteins co-encoded in one Hymenobacter swuensis DY53 genomic window:
- a CDS encoding glycoside hydrolase family 2 protein — protein sequence MATPTPPANYGFSTSQGDIRTENPLPRAVLRTNNYLLLDGEWNFALDPEDVGLRDYWYLSHSYQRTANWPGSVEEHIAQQQPSGPGWRDKVVVWYEREFALPERGDEGTHSLFQLTFGACGYETRVWLNGFLLSTIEGEEVHYGEYTSFSFELREEHLRPVNRLTVRIVDTMDAETPRGKQESHVYKRGGIWYQTYTGAVRSVWLELVERNRLRSRVGVDSVIEDRMVRFNLTTRVHDPGLYTLRLQVFDRAITTLQPLATADFPLRLEAGQRRQRVVMEVPHAKLWAPGSPNLYRLVAQLLDSEGYVAQIETHFGLRKIESRGTYVYLNNEPTYLDGILYQPGTATYEEMQRHMHAMQALGCNLVRVHIAGVDPRIYNLADELGLLLWVEVPSPHSSTPQSRENHRAELLRMLALIESHPSVVIWSLYNEDWGAQDIATNPETRQYIVDMYHYLHINHPQFLVVDNDGWQHISQEGRLKSDLLTAHVYTPDVNRWAELLDHMVRGDLNNVAVLPLVIGDPFFYGRQKPLIISEWGGFGFADYGGPQSAEERTDRIRQFKQELRKRPLAGDVYTQATNIEEERNGLLDPHTGELSVPAGLLASQNPATPLPDTTLLH from the coding sequence ATGGCTACGCCCACTCCTCCCGCCAACTACGGATTCTCCACCAGCCAGGGAGATATCCGCACGGAAAATCCGCTGCCGCGCGCCGTACTCCGCACCAACAACTACCTGCTGCTGGATGGCGAGTGGAATTTTGCCCTGGACCCGGAAGACGTGGGCTTACGCGACTACTGGTACCTTTCGCATTCTTACCAGCGTACGGCCAACTGGCCGGGGTCGGTGGAGGAGCATATTGCGCAGCAACAGCCCAGCGGCCCCGGCTGGCGGGATAAAGTGGTGGTGTGGTACGAGCGAGAGTTTGCCCTGCCGGAACGGGGCGACGAAGGAACACACTCCCTGTTTCAGCTCACATTCGGGGCCTGCGGCTACGAAACCCGTGTATGGCTCAACGGCTTTCTGCTCTCCACCATTGAAGGTGAGGAGGTACACTACGGTGAATACACCTCATTTTCCTTCGAGCTGCGCGAAGAACATTTGCGACCGGTTAACCGCCTGACGGTGCGCATTGTAGACACGATGGACGCCGAAACGCCGCGCGGCAAGCAGGAGTCACATGTGTACAAGCGCGGCGGCATCTGGTACCAGACCTACACCGGCGCGGTGCGTAGCGTGTGGCTGGAATTGGTAGAACGCAACCGGCTCCGCTCCCGCGTGGGCGTCGACAGCGTTATTGAGGACCGCATGGTCCGGTTCAACCTCACTACCCGCGTGCATGATCCCGGCCTATATACCCTGCGGCTACAGGTATTTGACCGGGCCATCACCACCCTGCAGCCCCTGGCCACGGCCGATTTTCCGTTGCGGCTGGAAGCGGGACAGCGGCGGCAGCGGGTGGTGATGGAAGTACCCCATGCGAAACTCTGGGCCCCCGGCTCTCCTAATCTGTACCGGCTGGTGGCCCAGCTGCTTGACAGCGAAGGCTACGTAGCGCAGATCGAAACCCATTTCGGCCTCCGCAAAATTGAGTCGCGCGGAACGTATGTGTACCTCAACAACGAGCCCACGTACCTCGACGGTATTCTGTATCAGCCGGGCACCGCTACTTACGAGGAAATGCAGCGCCACATGCACGCCATGCAGGCCCTGGGCTGCAACCTGGTGCGCGTGCACATTGCCGGCGTCGACCCGCGCATTTATAATCTGGCCGATGAGTTGGGGCTGTTGCTGTGGGTGGAAGTACCCAGTCCGCATTCATCTACTCCCCAAAGCCGGGAAAACCACCGGGCCGAGTTGCTGCGGATGCTGGCTCTGATTGAGTCGCATCCTTCTGTAGTCATCTGGAGCCTATATAATGAGGATTGGGGAGCCCAGGATATTGCCACCAACCCCGAAACCCGGCAGTACATCGTGGATATGTACCACTACCTACACATCAATCACCCGCAGTTTCTGGTGGTGGATAACGACGGGTGGCAGCACATTTCCCAGGAAGGACGCCTGAAATCGGACCTGCTGACGGCCCATGTGTACACGCCCGATGTAAACCGCTGGGCCGAACTACTGGACCATATGGTGCGGGGCGACCTGAATAATGTAGCCGTGCTACCGCTGGTTATCGGCGACCCGTTTTTCTATGGCCGCCAAAAGCCCTTAATTATCAGTGAGTGGGGCGGCTTTGGCTTTGCCGATTACGGCGGACCGCAAAGCGCAGAAGAACGCACCGACCGTATCCGACAGTTCAAGCAGGAGCTTCGCAAGCGTCCTCTGGCCGGCGACGTATACACCCAGGCCACCAACATTGAGGAGGAGCGTAACGGCCTGCTCGACCCGCACACCGGCGAATTATCCGTACCAGCCGGGCTACTGGCCTCCCAAAATCCGGCTACTCCACTGCCAGATACTACCCTGCTCCACTAG
- a CDS encoding glutamine synthetase III family protein: protein MAILRFKALELVDQRQPLAVTISGERRSETFGKNVFNLDAMRATMPGEYFKKLQAAIKQGSPVERSVADAVASAMKTWAMAKGATHYTHWFQPLTGATAEKHDSFFDLNSDGRPIENFKGSALVQQEPDASSFPNGGIRNTFEARGYTAWDPTSPAFIIETAGAKTLCIPTIFVAYTGEALDYKAPLLKSLATLEKAAVDVCQYFDKDVQRVHTTLGIEQEYFLVDKALYSARPDLVMTGRTLFGHAPAKGQQLEDHYFGSIPARVHAYMLEYEEEANKLGIPLRTRHNEVAPHQFECAPTFEDANLAVDHNQLLMDIMERVADKHNFKVLLHEKPFAGVNGSGKHNNWAMSTDTGVNLLAPGRRPKENLQFLAFFITTIKAVHRYADLLRSSIASASNDHRLGANEAPPAIMSVFVGSMLDSVLDELERTAKVPLDKGDNIYLKLGIDKIPAILLDNTDRNRTSPFAFTGNKFEFRAVGSSANCSSAMTTLNAIVAEQLIDFKTSVDKLIGEGKKKEVAIVEVLREYVISSKAIRFEGNGYSDEWKDEAATRGLSNIPTTPQSLDAMVTDEAASLFQRHNIFSHVELHARHEILLEDYMKKIQIESRVMGDLAVNHIIPTAVAYQTKLVTNVRGLRELGLDDENTTVTLDTIKAISRHITTIKTQVDEMINARKVANKIEDTRERAIAYCDTVKAHFDAIRRSADKLELMVADEDWPLVKYRELLFRH from the coding sequence ATGGCCATTCTTCGCTTCAAAGCCCTCGAACTTGTGGATCAGCGCCAGCCGCTGGCCGTCACCATCTCTGGTGAGCGTCGCTCCGAAACGTTCGGCAAGAACGTGTTCAACCTCGATGCCATGCGGGCTACTATGCCTGGCGAATACTTCAAGAAGCTACAAGCAGCCATTAAGCAAGGCTCGCCGGTAGAGCGCAGCGTGGCCGACGCCGTGGCTTCGGCCATGAAAACCTGGGCTATGGCCAAAGGCGCCACCCACTACACGCACTGGTTCCAGCCTCTGACCGGTGCTACCGCCGAAAAGCACGACTCGTTCTTCGACCTGAACTCCGACGGTCGGCCAATCGAGAACTTCAAAGGCTCGGCGCTGGTGCAGCAGGAGCCCGATGCTTCGTCGTTCCCCAACGGCGGCATCCGCAACACCTTCGAGGCCCGCGGCTACACGGCCTGGGACCCCACGTCGCCCGCTTTCATCATTGAAACCGCCGGGGCCAAAACCCTGTGCATTCCCACCATCTTCGTTGCCTACACCGGCGAAGCCCTCGACTACAAAGCCCCGCTGCTGAAGTCGCTGGCTACTCTGGAAAAGGCCGCCGTGGATGTGTGCCAGTACTTCGACAAAGACGTGCAGCGTGTGCACACCACGCTGGGCATCGAGCAGGAGTACTTCTTGGTAGATAAGGCCCTGTACAGCGCCCGCCCCGACCTGGTGATGACCGGCCGTACCCTGTTCGGCCACGCGCCGGCCAAAGGCCAGCAGCTCGAAGACCACTACTTCGGCTCGATTCCGGCCCGTGTGCACGCCTACATGCTGGAGTACGAGGAGGAAGCTAACAAGCTCGGCATCCCGCTGCGCACCCGCCACAACGAGGTGGCTCCGCACCAGTTCGAGTGCGCCCCCACCTTCGAGGACGCTAACCTGGCTGTCGACCACAACCAGCTGCTCATGGACATCATGGAGCGCGTGGCCGACAAGCACAACTTCAAGGTGCTGCTGCACGAGAAGCCTTTCGCGGGCGTTAACGGCTCGGGCAAGCATAACAACTGGGCCATGAGCACCGATACCGGCGTGAACCTGCTGGCTCCCGGTCGTCGTCCGAAAGAGAACCTGCAGTTCCTGGCGTTCTTCATCACCACCATCAAAGCTGTTCACCGCTACGCCGATTTGCTGCGTTCCAGCATCGCCTCGGCCAGCAACGACCACCGTTTGGGCGCCAACGAAGCCCCGCCGGCCATCATGTCGGTATTCGTGGGCTCGATGCTCGACTCGGTACTGGATGAGTTGGAGCGCACCGCCAAAGTGCCCCTGGATAAAGGTGACAACATCTACCTGAAGCTCGGCATCGACAAGATTCCGGCCATCCTACTCGATAACACCGACCGTAACCGTACCTCGCCTTTCGCCTTCACCGGCAACAAGTTCGAGTTCCGCGCGGTAGGCTCCTCAGCCAACTGCTCCTCGGCCATGACCACGCTCAACGCCATTGTGGCCGAGCAACTCATCGACTTCAAAACCTCCGTTGATAAACTCATCGGCGAAGGCAAGAAGAAGGAAGTAGCCATTGTGGAAGTGCTGCGCGAGTACGTTATCAGCTCGAAAGCCATCCGCTTCGAGGGCAACGGCTACTCCGACGAGTGGAAGGATGAGGCCGCTACCCGGGGCCTGAGCAACATCCCCACCACGCCCCAGTCGCTGGATGCCATGGTGACGGACGAAGCGGCTTCCCTGTTCCAGCGCCACAACATCTTCTCGCACGTGGAGCTGCACGCCCGCCACGAGATTCTGCTGGAGGACTACATGAAGAAAATCCAGATCGAAAGCCGCGTAATGGGTGACCTGGCCGTAAACCACATCATCCCCACGGCGGTTGCCTACCAGACCAAGCTCGTAACCAACGTGCGCGGCCTGCGGGAACTGGGCCTCGACGACGAGAATACCACCGTTACGCTGGACACTATCAAAGCTATTTCGCGGCACATCACCACCATCAAAACGCAGGTGGATGAGATGATCAACGCCCGTAAAGTGGCCAACAAGATTGAGGATACACGGGAGCGCGCCATTGCGTACTGCGACACCGTGAAAGCGCATTTCGACGCCATCCGCCGCTCGGCTGATAAGCTGGAGCTGATGGTAGCCGATGAGGACTGGCCCCTGGTAAAGTACCGCGAACTGTTGTTCCGGCACTAA
- the mtaB gene encoding tRNA (N(6)-L-threonylcarbamoyladenosine(37)-C(2))-methylthiotransferase MtaB produces MEMETRKVAFYTLGCKLNFSETSAIGRQFEEHGFVKAAFEDAADIYVINTCSVTDHADRKCRKVVKEALKHNPEAFVAIVGCYAQLKPQEIAEIPGVHAVLGAAEKFQLVETLAGFQKPATGQPGQVFASPISEATEFHAAHSYGDRTRTFLKVQDGCDYSCSFCTIPLARGASRSGSVQSVVERVQKLAETGVKEIVLTGVNLGDFGLQGPERERKENFFDLVRALDEVEGIERFRISSCEPNLLSDEIIRFVAQSKRFMPHFHIPLQSGSNKILGLMRRRYRRELYQERVRLIKEVMPHACIGVDVIVGFPGETEADFLETYQFLNELDVSYLHVFPYSERENTLAPTLPGRVQDRHRHERTTQLRSLSEKKKRYFYEQHTGLETAVLFEDDVTNGQMEGFTPNYIRVVAKYDPLLVGELKRLRLTAVNPQNLMEAEEIGVEIFQH; encoded by the coding sequence ATGGAAATGGAAACCAGAAAAGTCGCCTTTTACACGTTGGGCTGCAAGCTCAACTTCTCTGAAACCTCGGCCATCGGCCGGCAGTTTGAGGAACATGGCTTCGTGAAGGCTGCCTTCGAGGACGCGGCCGATATTTACGTCATCAACACCTGCTCCGTGACGGACCACGCCGACCGCAAGTGCCGGAAGGTGGTGAAAGAGGCCCTTAAGCACAACCCCGAGGCTTTCGTGGCCATTGTGGGCTGCTATGCCCAGCTCAAGCCCCAGGAAATTGCCGAAATCCCCGGCGTGCACGCTGTGTTGGGTGCCGCCGAGAAGTTCCAACTGGTAGAAACGCTGGCCGGCTTCCAGAAGCCCGCCACGGGCCAGCCTGGGCAGGTGTTCGCCTCGCCTATTTCTGAGGCCACCGAATTTCACGCGGCCCACAGCTACGGCGACCGGACGCGCACCTTCCTGAAGGTGCAGGACGGCTGCGACTACTCCTGCTCGTTTTGCACCATTCCGCTGGCGCGCGGAGCCAGCCGCTCGGGCTCGGTACAGAGCGTGGTGGAGCGCGTGCAGAAGCTGGCCGAAACCGGCGTGAAGGAAATTGTGCTGACGGGCGTGAACCTCGGCGACTTTGGTCTGCAGGGCCCTGAACGGGAGCGGAAGGAGAACTTCTTCGACTTGGTACGGGCCCTGGATGAGGTGGAAGGCATCGAGCGGTTCCGCATCAGCAGCTGCGAGCCGAATCTGCTGTCCGACGAAATTATCCGTTTCGTGGCGCAGTCGAAGCGGTTTATGCCCCACTTCCACATCCCGCTGCAGTCGGGCTCGAACAAGATTCTGGGCCTGATGCGCCGCCGCTACCGCCGCGAGCTGTACCAGGAGCGGGTGCGCCTGATCAAGGAGGTGATGCCCCACGCCTGCATCGGGGTGGACGTCATCGTGGGCTTTCCCGGCGAAACGGAGGCCGATTTCCTGGAAACCTACCAGTTCCTCAACGAGCTGGACGTAAGCTACCTGCACGTATTCCCGTACTCGGAGCGAGAAAACACGCTGGCGCCCACGCTGCCCGGCCGCGTGCAGGACCGCCACCGCCACGAGCGTACCACCCAGCTGCGCAGCCTCTCGGAAAAGAAGAAGCGCTATTTCTACGAGCAGCACACCGGCCTGGAAACTGCCGTACTCTTCGAGGATGACGTGACTAACGGACAGATGGAAGGCTTCACGCCCAATTACATTCGGGTGGTAGCCAAATACGACCCACTGCTGGTAGGCGAATTAAAGCGTCTGCGCCTCACCGCCGTGAATCCGCAGAACCTGATGGAAGCGGAAGAAATAGGCGTGGAAATATTTCAGCATTAA
- a CDS encoding ABC transporter permease — MHLLENIKEAFRSIHSNLLRTILTALIVSIGIMSLVGILTAIDAIKASLNSTFASLGANSFEIKAKGYSNRMRRGGVQDKTYPALTYLQARQYKNQIGDEAKVGVSAFIAGAVEVKANGEKTNPNMQVVAGDENYLLIQSYNLKAGRSFSQTELDNGTNVAIVGSEIKEKLFPSQSLLDKYVYLLGRRFLVIGELEKSGSSMGGGGGADRLILIPLETGNQMPRQRALTYDIKTATTDANQLNYLTGEASGIMRAVRHDILGQPDSFEVERSDSLAGKLDSLSGNLRMGGFLVGFITLLGASIALMNIMMVSVTERTREIGIRKALGATALQIRQQFLIEAIVICVMGGSLGILLGVGMGNGVSLLVGSGGFIVPWLWMMVGLVICVTVGLASGYYPASKAAALDPIESLRFE; from the coding sequence ATGCACTTGCTGGAAAACATCAAAGAGGCGTTTCGTTCCATTCACAGCAACCTGCTGCGCACAATTCTGACGGCTCTGATTGTGAGCATCGGTATTATGTCGCTGGTAGGCATCCTCACGGCCATTGATGCCATCAAGGCCTCGCTCAACTCCACGTTTGCCAGCCTGGGTGCCAATTCCTTTGAAATCAAGGCCAAAGGCTACAGCAACCGGATGCGGCGCGGGGGCGTGCAGGACAAAACCTACCCGGCCCTCACGTATCTGCAGGCCCGCCAATACAAGAACCAGATCGGGGACGAGGCCAAAGTGGGAGTATCGGCCTTCATTGCGGGGGCTGTGGAGGTGAAGGCCAACGGCGAGAAAACCAACCCCAATATGCAGGTGGTAGCGGGTGATGAGAACTACCTGCTGATTCAGAGCTACAACCTGAAAGCGGGCCGCTCTTTCTCCCAGACCGAGTTGGATAACGGGACCAACGTAGCCATCGTCGGCTCCGAAATCAAAGAGAAGCTCTTTCCCAGCCAAAGTCTGCTGGACAAATACGTATACCTGCTGGGCCGTCGCTTTCTGGTGATTGGAGAGCTGGAGAAAAGTGGCAGCAGTATGGGTGGGGGCGGCGGAGCCGACCGGCTGATTCTGATTCCGCTGGAAACCGGCAACCAAATGCCCCGGCAGCGCGCCCTGACCTACGACATCAAAACCGCCACCACCGACGCCAACCAACTCAATTACCTCACCGGTGAGGCCAGCGGCATCATGCGGGCCGTGCGCCACGATATCCTGGGTCAGCCCGACAGCTTTGAGGTAGAACGCTCCGATTCGTTGGCTGGCAAGCTTGATTCCTTATCGGGTAACCTGCGGATGGGTGGGTTTCTGGTGGGTTTTATCACGCTGCTCGGAGCCAGTATTGCCCTCATGAACATCATGATGGTGTCGGTAACGGAGCGCACCCGGGAAATCGGAATTCGAAAGGCTCTGGGTGCCACGGCGCTGCAAATCCGCCAGCAGTTTCTCATCGAGGCCATTGTGATTTGCGTGATGGGCGGCTCGCTGGGCATTCTGCTAGGCGTGGGCATGGGCAACGGCGTATCGCTGCTGGTAGGCAGCGGCGGCTTCATTGTGCCGTGGCTCTGGATGATGGTGGGCCTGGTAATTTGCGTGACGGTGGGTCTGGCTTCCGGCTACTATCCGGCCAGCAAAGCCGCCGCCCTCGACCCAATTGAGTCGTTGCGGTTCGAGTAG
- a CDS encoding LTA synthase family protein yields the protein MKNRFAFQPRYFLFWLVYFVAAKAVFLLYHWARTAALPTGTVPRLFGYGLRLDASAAAYLCVLPFALFTLGSLLGTRFPLERLLRGFTAVAGVVLAALTTADLELYRAWGFRLDATPLQYLSTPQEAAASAGSAPVALLLGLFAGLLVLGWYLYKGVVGRLPALPAGFGRGRAALAGLLYLVLLVVPLRGGLQQIPVNQSDVYFSGVPFANHAAVNVPWNVVNSIFLQNTGPSGYAFLPDSTATRLTGQLYAPASPDTTRLLRPGRPNVLFIILESFTGKLVGHLGGDQGVTPTLDSLARTGVSFRNIYAAGDRSQKGLVALLSGYPNQPATSIIKYPRKTERLPHLARVLRGQGYSTAYYHGGELAFANMKSYLVTAGYERFTERADFARQDQNSKWGAHDHLLFARMLRELPRQRPPFFVTAFTLSSHEPFDVPMRTRFPGADEASRFRNSVYYTDHVLGRFLAEARRQPWWNNTLVVLVADHGHPQPGDSPNHAPAKFRVPLLLTGGALRPAARGRQITTFGSQTDVAATLLRQLQLPATGFRWSRDLLAPAPAAWPSGAAFYCFTDGFGVVTPAGTVTYDNVARQVIERDSTVSDQQLRFGQAYEQTSFADFLRK from the coding sequence GTGAAAAACCGCTTTGCGTTCCAGCCCCGTTACTTTCTGTTCTGGCTGGTGTACTTCGTGGCGGCTAAGGCTGTCTTTCTACTCTACCACTGGGCGCGCACGGCGGCGCTGCCGACGGGCACCGTTCCCCGCCTTTTCGGCTACGGCCTGCGCCTGGATGCCTCGGCGGCAGCGTACCTGTGCGTACTACCGTTTGCGCTGTTCACGCTGGGCAGCCTGCTGGGGACGCGGTTTCCGTTGGAGCGGCTGCTGCGGGGCTTCACGGCCGTGGCGGGCGTGGTGCTAGCCGCCCTTACCACGGCCGATCTGGAACTGTACCGGGCCTGGGGTTTCCGGCTCGACGCCACGCCGCTGCAATACCTGAGCACGCCGCAGGAAGCGGCAGCTTCGGCGGGCAGCGCACCGGTGGCATTGCTGCTGGGGCTATTTGCGGGACTGCTGGTCCTGGGCTGGTACCTATATAAAGGAGTCGTGGGCCGTCTGCCAGCATTGCCGGCGGGCTTCGGGCGGGGCCGGGCGGCGCTGGCGGGGCTGCTGTACCTGGTGCTGCTGGTGGTGCCCCTGCGCGGCGGCCTGCAGCAGATTCCGGTAAACCAGAGCGACGTGTACTTCTCCGGCGTGCCCTTCGCCAACCACGCGGCCGTAAACGTGCCCTGGAATGTGGTCAACTCGATTTTCCTGCAGAACACCGGCCCAAGCGGCTACGCCTTCCTACCCGACTCCACCGCTACCCGCCTAACCGGGCAGCTGTATGCCCCCGCCAGCCCCGATACCACCCGGCTGCTGCGCCCCGGCCGGCCCAACGTGCTGTTCATCATTCTGGAAAGCTTCACCGGTAAGCTAGTGGGCCATTTGGGCGGCGACCAGGGCGTAACGCCTACCCTTGATAGCTTGGCCCGCACCGGGGTTTCGTTTCGCAACATCTACGCGGCCGGCGACCGGAGCCAGAAGGGATTAGTAGCCCTGCTTTCGGGTTACCCCAATCAGCCCGCTACCTCCATTATTAAGTACCCGCGCAAAACGGAGCGCCTGCCCCACCTGGCCCGGGTACTGCGCGGGCAGGGCTACAGTACGGCCTACTACCACGGTGGCGAGTTGGCCTTCGCTAACATGAAAAGCTACCTCGTGACGGCCGGCTACGAGCGGTTCACGGAGCGCGCCGACTTTGCCCGTCAGGACCAGAACTCTAAATGGGGTGCCCACGACCACCTGCTGTTTGCCCGCATGCTGCGCGAGCTGCCCCGGCAGCGGCCCCCGTTCTTCGTGACGGCCTTTACGCTCAGCTCCCACGAGCCCTTCGATGTGCCCATGCGCACCCGCTTCCCGGGCGCGGATGAGGCCAGTCGCTTCCGCAACTCGGTGTACTATACCGACCATGTGCTGGGCCGGTTTCTGGCCGAGGCCCGCCGGCAGCCCTGGTGGAACAATACGCTGGTAGTGCTGGTGGCCGACCACGGCCACCCCCAGCCCGGCGACTCGCCCAACCATGCCCCCGCCAAGTTCCGGGTGCCGCTGCTGCTCACCGGCGGGGCCCTCCGCCCGGCCGCCCGGGGCCGCCAGATCACCACCTTCGGCAGCCAGACCGACGTAGCCGCTACCCTCCTGCGCCAGTTGCAACTACCTGCCACTGGCTTCCGCTGGAGCCGCGACCTGCTGGCCCCCGCCCCGGCCGCCTGGCCCAGCGGGGCGGCCTTCTACTGCTTCACCGATGGCTTCGGCGTGGTGACGCCAGCCGGCACGGTGACCTACGATAACGTGGCCCGGCAGGTGATTGAGCGCGACTCCACCGTATCTGACCAGCAACTCCGTTTCGGGCAGGCGTATGAACAGACGTCTTTTGCTGATTTTCTGCGGAAGTAA
- the miaE gene encoding tRNA-(ms[2]io[6]A)-hydroxylase — protein sequence MKEKTILKLKLNSDPRWVDIASKNIEDILVDHAYCEQKAASTGISLIIKYPEKTRLVEELTALVAEEWEHFARVLQELRKRGHELGRPRRDEYVVQLMSHVRKGGARERQLMDQLLVSALIEARSCERFKLLWKHIPDPELSQFYYELMASEAGHFVSYVDLAKEYCDAQEVDARLQELLKIEGEIVTNMPVRDDRMH from the coding sequence ATGAAAGAAAAAACCATTCTGAAGCTGAAGCTGAATTCTGACCCGCGTTGGGTAGATATTGCTAGCAAAAATATTGAGGATATTCTGGTGGATCATGCTTACTGCGAGCAGAAGGCGGCCAGCACCGGTATTTCGCTCATTATAAAGTACCCCGAGAAAACCCGGCTGGTGGAAGAGCTAACGGCCCTGGTAGCGGAGGAGTGGGAGCATTTTGCCCGGGTGCTGCAGGAGCTGCGTAAGCGCGGCCACGAGCTGGGCCGGCCCCGCCGCGACGAGTACGTGGTGCAGCTCATGAGCCATGTGCGGAAGGGTGGGGCCCGCGAGCGGCAATTAATGGATCAATTATTGGTAAGTGCTCTGATAGAGGCTCGTAGCTGTGAGCGATTCAAGCTGTTATGGAAGCACATTCCCGACCCCGAGCTCAGCCAGTTCTACTACGAGCTGATGGCTTCCGAAGCGGGCCACTTCGTGAGCTATGTGGACCTGGCCAAGGAATACTGCGACGCGCAGGAGGTGGATGCCCGCCTGCAGGAGTTGCTCAAAATCGAGGGCGAAATCGTCACCAACATGCCCGTCCGCGACGACCGGATGCACTAA